AAGGTATGCGGGATCCTTACCGAAGCTTCCGTGTCACTGGAAAACGGCTGGCTTGATTATGCCGTTCTCGGCATTGGTATTAATGTAGCGCTACCGTCCGACGGCTTTCCAAACGACCTTACCGAGATTGCAACATCTGTAATTTCCGAAAGCAATCATTATGGTGCTCTTCGCAATCGACTCGTGGCAGAAATACTAAATAATTTCATGGGATTTTATGAGCATTTAACGGACAGATTGTTTCTTTCCGAATATAGAAAACGAATAATTTCACTGGGAAAACCCGTAACGGTGATGAAGGATAATAAACAACGTAGAGCAACAGCCATTGATATCAATAACGATTGTCTTCTGAAAGTCAGATACGAGAATGGTGACGAGGAATATCTTTCAAGTGGAGAAGTCAGCATAAAAATTTAGCTGGGCTCTTTTTAAGTATGGATTGACATTGGAGGATGTATTTGGGCTTTTTATAAAATATTAATGAATATCATGTTAGCGAAAAATTTCATATCTACACTGTTAAGTGATAATCTATGATAAAGTCGTTCTTTGCATATTTTTTTGAAATCTCTTTAGCTTCTCTAGCGATTTCTAAGACGAAATGCTCCCTTTTCCTAGAATACCGCCTAGTAATCTTCTCTTTTATTAGAGTACAAGTTTATGCTTTGGTCTAATATTTTTATTTGGCAATTAACCCGATTATTGGATATTAACCATATCGGGAACGAGACTATGTTCTTGTCCATTATCGGCAATGGTACCAAGTTCTTGTCCCGAGCAAAGGACAAGTACTTGGTACCTCAAAATACAAAAAAACACGCTGAGCGCGGGTTCTTAAAGAACTATATTCTTGTCTTCTGACATCTCTACTCCAGCGAAAGGTATAGATTAATAAGAGGAAATAACATTTTTATTCTTAGGTGTGAGCTGGAGCTCATGAAAGTTTTTTGTTCAAAGTCATAATTAGGGTATCATCTGAGTCCATTCTTTAAGGCGGTCAAACTCATAGATCGTTCGAAGATAATAGGGTTCTTTCTCATTCTCTTTTTCAAAAACACCCATGTACCCAACTTCATTAAAAACAACATAAAATCTAATTCTCTAATAGCTTCATTTCTATGCTGGAGAACCCATATATTGAACGCTACATGAGGATCGTCTACAGCTTTGGATTTTTATCTTTTTGACATAGAACTCACAAAGTAAAAAAGCCCCAATGATTATCATCCAGTCATTTAACTTCAATGTACAAAGAAGCATATCCAAAGAATCCAGCTCAATAGAATCATTCCTCCCCTATTCCAATATATACAACAAACCCGGCAGACCAATCTGCCGGGTTTATTTCTTACTATCTATATCCAATTTGCGGATGAATGATGATTACATCTTACAAATCAGGATGCTCATGTTTCGCTTTTAGACGATTCCAGCGGCGCTGCACTTCTTCCTCGAAGCTGCGTAAAGCTGGCTCATTCTCAGGCTTCAGCAAATGACGAGTTTTACCCATCGTCTTCAGCCAAGCTGAAAGCTCAACACGTTTGCCTTTGTCCTCTGGATTGTACGTAATATTCGTAGAACCATGCTCCACTTCATATAAAGGGAAGAAGCAAGATTCAACGGCAAGCGATACGATGTTGGTGCCTTCTTTATCTTCAGACATCCAGTTCAATGGACATGCGATCAGGATTTTTCCGTACACTAGTCCTTCGTTCTGTGCGTACCACTGAGCTTTTGCCGCTTTCTTCACAAGATCCTGTGGGTAAGCTTCGGATCCAGTGAAGACGTAAGGAATGTTAGTAGCTGCCATGATTTGCGCAGTATCCTTATGCTGTGTTACTTTACCTTGCTGATTCTTACCAATGCTGGATGTAGAAGTACGGTGACCCAGTGGTGTGGAATAGGACTGCTGAGCACCAGTATTCATGTATCCTTCGTTATCGTACTCTACGATAATCATTTTGTGACCGCGTAGTGCAGCCCCAATCGCAGGCCCCATTCCGATGTCCATACCGCCATCACCGGTTACCATTACAAATGTAAAGTCGTCTTTAAGCCCTAAACCATCAAGCTCACCACGGCGTTTGCGTTCCCAGAACATTTCTACGACACCGGATAAGGTAGCTGCACCATTTTGAAACAGGTTATGAATAAACGTAGATTTATGAGATGAATATGGATATCCCGTAGTTGTTACCATAGCACAACCTGTGTGATAAAGCGCTACGATATCCCCTTCGATGCCTTTGAAGAAAGTCTCCAGTCCTGAGAATATCCCACAGCCCGGACATGCGCCATGACCTGGTGCAAGCCGTTTAGGTTTCTTCGTCAAGCTCCGCAGAGGTGGTATCCGCACACTTAATTTGCCTGTTGCTTCGTCTTGTTTCACAGTAATTAACCCAGTCTTAAGCGAATCAAAGTCCATCGGCTTCAAAAGACGCTGTGGAGCTTTGTCAGGTGTACCTGGATTGTGGCCATAGTAGTCAAATGGAACTTCAACACGGTCTGCAGCAACGGCATCCAATGCCAATTGGAAGAACGCATGACCATCTTCTGCGTAGAAGTCCTTACCACCTAACCCGTAAATACGGCTAATTACCTTTGTAGTAGTGTTACCATAGGTGAACAAGGCTGCCTTGATTTCATTTACCATATTACCGCCGTGACCACCAACCGAATCCGCGCGGTCGCCTACGGTGATTGCCTTAACATTCTTCAGTGCTTCAGCTATTTGCTTTTGCGGGAAAGGACGAATCATATTTGGCGAAATTGAACCTGCTTTGATACCTTGCTTACGAAGCTGATCCACTACATCTTTAATGATCTCTGACGCAGAGTTCATCAAGAATACAGCTACTTCCGCATCTTCCATCCGATACTCTTCGATCATTGGATAGTGGCGTCCGGTCAATTCAGCGAATTCCTTAGCGATTTCTTCGAAAACTTCACCCGCATTATACATCGCTACAGACTGCTGATAGCGGTTATTGATATAGTCAGGTTCGTTCATGTAAGGACCTACGGTAACTGGATTATTGCGGTCCAGTGTATCTGTAAAGCCTACCGGAGGTTGTGGCCCAACGAATTTATGAACATCCTCACGGTGAGTAAATGCCTGTACTCGACGTTTCTGGTGAGATGTAAAATACCCATCTGATGCTACCATTACTGGAAGACGCACTTTGGCGTGCTCAGCAAGCTTTAATGCCATCAGGTTCATATCATAAACAGATTGTGGATCACGGCACATCAGAATCGGCCAGCCCGTATTTAGCGCAAAATACAAATCAGAATGATCACCATGGATATTAAGCGGACCGGAAATCGAGCGGCAGATCAGATTCATAACCATAGGCATCCGTGTACCAGCTTGTACTGGCAATTGCTCAAGCATGAACATATAACCTTGCGCACTTGTAGC
The window above is part of the Paenibacillus sp. FSL K6-0276 genome. Proteins encoded here:
- a CDS encoding thiamine pyrophosphate-dependent enzyme codes for the protein MAIDFEKEVSSTKVEQKFLYESGNEMAAYAAHQINYHVMGYFPISPSTEVAQFLDTMKANGQHDIMLIPSDGEHSSAGICYGASTAGGRVFNATSAQGYMFMLEQLPVQAGTRMPMVMNLICRSISGPLNIHGDHSDLYFALNTGWPILMCRDPQSVYDMNLMALKLAEHAKVRLPVMVASDGYFTSHQKRRVQAFTHREDVHKFVGPQPPVGFTDTLDRNNPVTVGPYMNEPDYINNRYQQSVAMYNAGEVFEEIAKEFAELTGRHYPMIEEYRMEDAEVAVFLMNSASEIIKDVVDQLRKQGIKAGSISPNMIRPFPQKQIAEALKNVKAITVGDRADSVGGHGGNMVNEIKAALFTYGNTTTKVISRIYGLGGKDFYAEDGHAFFQLALDAVAADRVEVPFDYYGHNPGTPDKAPQRLLKPMDFDSLKTGLITVKQDEATGKLSVRIPPLRSLTKKPKRLAPGHGACPGCGIFSGLETFFKGIEGDIVALYHTGCAMVTTTGYPYSSHKSTFIHNLFQNGAATLSGVVEMFWERKRRGELDGLGLKDDFTFVMVTGDGGMDIGMGPAIGAALRGHKMIIVEYDNEGYMNTGAQQSYSTPLGHRTSTSSIGKNQQGKVTQHKDTAQIMAATNIPYVFTGSEAYPQDLVKKAAKAQWYAQNEGLVYGKILIACPLNWMSEDKEGTNIVSLAVESCFFPLYEVEHGSTNITYNPEDKGKRVELSAWLKTMGKTRHLLKPENEPALRSFEEEVQRRWNRLKAKHEHPDL